The Corylus avellana chromosome ca11, CavTom2PMs-1.0 genome contains the following window.
CATCACTTCTCATTTCTCAAAAGTTTAGGTGTGAAGAAGTGATTTTCCAAAATATTCGGCGTAAAGAGATTGATTCTTTGACGGGAGACCAAGATGAGAAGAAAATTGAAGTGATGTTTATAAAATCTAAGAATGagttatatatatgttgctATTTTACTAAACACTGGTTTATATGAGATAATTACAATTAGTGTTTGTGATCAGCAAAACATTCAGCTATGATTAGCTTATCTAAATATATAAttctaatatattattcattatttgAATCTAAATGCAGTGGTCGGCTTCTTATTCTAGAGGATATCTTGATGTAGTAGACAACTCTTCAACACGTGAGGGAGTGTAAGTATGATCTCTAATAATGTCGAAGACGTACAAACAGTTATAGTTaacgattattatttttaactataaCCACAACTAAAAATGTacaaacaattacaattaacgATTATTGTTTTTAAGTACTACAACCACAACCACCTTatgtaattattaaattttaataactaGAAGCGCATTGCTTTAAATAATCAACGAGTTTGAAGTATGAGCTTCTTTGGGCTCCTAAAAGTAGTTGCTAATTAGTTTACTCAAAGATCAGGAAAACGACAGAAAAACCAGCATTTCAAGTTGCTAATTAGCTCCTAAAACATGTACGTACAAGCATCACCTTCCCTACCTTGTCTACCTTACCAACAGAAAAACGACACGCTGAGACAATCTAATTAGGACACGTGTAACATGTACACTTGGAGATGAGGTTGCTTTAACGTGTGGTCATCACAGTCCACCTTCTCTCTTCCgaatctttctctctttgatattttattgatttttatcttttttattttaccaaCCTTAAAAGGGAAGAAATCACAACCGTCGTACAAAATCAGCAAACACTCCCAGATATTTTGgaacggttttttttttacatcaacttTGGAGTCTGGGGTATCCTCAGTCCATAGCTAGCAGCCATGGCCACAGTCATGAGGCTTCACATTTTCCCACAAAGATTCGAACAATTGAGCTTCAAGGACCCCGGAAGGACCGGCCAGCCGGTCGTGCTCGGACCGGGTTTATGCCAGTCCGGCTTGGGACGACGGCGTGGGCGTGATGGGTTGTGTTTGAAACAGTGCAGGTCGTTTAGGGCTgaggagggagagaaagaggtgGAAAGTGCGAGAAAGTGTGGGACTTTGAAGGAAACCGAGGCTAAGCTTCAAAGGGGAATTGGGTTTTGGAGCTCCTTGAGGACTACTATTTTGGGTGGTTTTAGTTTGGCTCGTGGTGATGAGTATAGCAACGCTCTGGCCAAGGTGGAGGAGGTATTCTCTTCGGTGAGTTGTATTTGTATACGAtttgtttcattatttttaaagattcTTTCTTTACTTAGTGGAATATGTAGTTGAATTGGAGAAATGATTGCAAGCGTAATTCAGAAAATTTACTGAGTGTTGAGTTTCCATTCCTTTTGTTTCCATCCAAATTATCCAATCCAAATGTTAGAGCAGTGAAGATATTGAAAATATGAACTTGAAACTTTGTTATTTGGGACTAGAGAAATTAAACTTTCCTCATATTGGAGcctaatatttatatttttctttgctttcaaaaacttttttccCTTATCAAATGCTGAAAACTCgtttaaaatacttttcataCCAAATAGATTTGTAGACGTGGCTCCTACCACTCAAACACTTTTCATACCAAACTACaaaacttttgacaaaaacacttttcacaaaataaaaataaaatatttctcaaaaaataattaaatttatatttttttcaaaaaggggATTTTCAtgtacaattttctttttcaaatgcaaGGATGTTAATTACATGTATAATCCATAAAAATAGTTAAGAGTTGGGTGCTGTTGTGGTAGCCAGATCAACACCACGTGGTGGTTAGCCATGGAACAAccaatattttcttcttttcttaccttttattttttattatttttttatttttatttttaaaaaggtttttctttttatattgtaaaaatatttcttaattttatatttttcagaagcatttctcaaatttttaccAAACTAATTTTCATTTGTGGACCCTACATATAACACTTTTTTCCAAATAGATTTGTgagtatatttttggctttAACATTAGTTTTCTTTCTCACAACAGAGTGCCATCCAAGTGGGAAGATATATTATAACCATGATGAGCACTGGAGTGATACTTGCAATTGGATTTCAGATGTCAGGTTAGCTAACATGCACTCTGGTTGTGAGATTGCATGCATTGATATAATGTAAAAACATCAGTGAATTCTCGATGTACACAAGAATTCAattgtatttgattttgtgAAGGTGGAGATAGTCAGATGGACACTTTGATTTGGTATAGCTGGCTTGGAGGAATTATTATTGGAACCATGATAGGTGCTAATATGGTTTTAGAGGAACATTGTCGTGCTGGTCCACGTAATGTTGTCATAACTGGAAGGTGATCTCTCCCtcactctctgtctctctctccttgGGCTTGAAAAGTAATCGATTTTACTTCTACAAGTAGTTTTAAACTCTAAAGCTCATGCATTTTGTTAAATGGAGTATCCTATGATCAATGCTCAATGCTTACCAGTGTCTTTCCCAAAGCCTTGTCCTTAGGTACTATCAATTTGTGTACCTGCGTTGGGGGTGGGGGCTCTGCAATGTCAAATTAACATGGCAGTTTTCCATTTTGTTCACTTATAGAGTAGTTAGAGATTGAAAGTGTTAAACCACCTCTCATGTGTGGGACCAAACTCTCCCTTAATAAGtaaggcccaacacgtgaaatatttaattgaattggaaggtgaattgacggagtcaaggttcgaactcatGATCTCTGAATTTGATACCATGTAAGCTTTTatgataagtggtgatttaacagaaAGCTTTACTTTATATGATCTGATGTTGATGCTTAAAAATGCATGTGTGGATGTTTCTTTATTCAATTCGTAAGTTCACTTGATCCTGTGGCTTGGGATCGTTTACTTGGGTGTAATCACAGTTTGGATATATGTGCTCCAGATGGGTTATTGCTAAtggaaaaaataacaattttatgttttaactgTCTGGTACAGTACAAGGGGACTGGGAAAAGCACTTGCTCGTGAATTTCTTCTTTCTGGAGATCGGGTGGTTATTGCCTCTCGCAGGTGGTATTTAGAATTAGGATATTGATTTAGTTCGATAATGTGCCTATAATTTCAACACAGTTATCACTCACAATGTCGCTTCCATAAATGGATCTTTTGAAGGCAGCCCTGAGTCTGTAGATATGACTGTCAAAGAGCTTGAGGAGAACCTAAAGGAATGTCTAACCACTGCGGGTGGCTCGTCGAGGACAATGCTGCAACGTGCAAAGGTGGTAGGCATTGCATGTAATGTTTGTGACGCTGATGATGTACAGAAATTGGCAAACTTTGCTGTCAAGGAACTTGGTTCTATCAACATTTGGGTGAGTGACTCACCTTTTTCAATTGATGCTTGTTGCTAACCACTCTCGCCAGTTGCTGTTGTTACTGAAGATGGTATAtgacaatttctttttatttggacTATGCATGTTGCCGTTGTTTTTGCAAATGCTTGTTTGGTCAAATTTAAAGAGATTGAAACTTCTAATGGCATAATGTTCTTGGTTGTCAACTGTCAGATGGTTACCTTTTTTCTGTGTCAAAACTCAAAAGGCTTAACACTTTTTGATGGCATCTCCCATATGATCATGTTGTTCAGACTTGCATTAGATGAAAAGCAGGATAAAACAATACATTCGTTTTTCATTTATGACTGAGGTTCCAATAAATTGGGTAGCAATATCTTATTATGATGAGGTTTATGCTTTTTGTGGATTGGTGGTGATGATGTGATAATAATGCCTATCTTTTGTCCTTGTCTCTGTTTAATTATCCTATTCAACCTCTAGTTCCTGTTGTATTTAATGCGGCATGGTTTGTAACTTTCTCAAAATTACTGAAATATTCcattttgtacttccattgtttggcAGATAAACAATGCTGGCACAAATAAAGGTTTTAGACCATTGCTGGAGTTTTCTGATGAAGATATTAGACAGGTATTCATATATGAATTATTTATCGATTTGTTTTGATAGATCTGGTATTTGAGAACTTTATCTAGTATGTGCATGTAGATGTACTTTAAGCACAGGAGGTCCTGTCAGAAAAGTAACTTTGAAAATACTAGGAGCTGTTGTATTGAATCACCATCTGTTTGATATAGGATTTGATTCTAAATATGGCTGTTTTCCATTGTTGAATCACTAATTGTGATTAGACAACCTTCATACTTTGACACAATGACCTAATGCTGAGAAGTATCTTCaaccctcctcctcctctatGCATCTCTGTGTGACTCAAAGAAGACAGGGATGATGTGCTCACACATCTAAACATTATGGTACAAAGTACTTATTAAGATTATTTCTTGTATAGTTGGCCTAATTTTCCTACCAATATATCATGGTAGTTTACACATTTCGGTAAGAGTGGTTTTACCTTATTTCTTGAATTGATTTAACTCTTACCTCTCCTAATTATGCTAGATTGTCTCAACAAACCTGGTTGGCTCTCTTCTCTGCACTCGAGAAGCCATGCAAGTGATGAAGAACCAGGCTATTGGGGGACATATATTTAACATGGATGGTGCAGGCTCTGGGGGATCTAGTACCCCTCTTACAGCTGTGTAAGTTTATATTACCATGGAAGCTAAGTTTATTCTGTAGTGAGCAGAGGTGAAAACTTTCACCTGGTTTAGCCTAATCATTATTCAATGACCCATGGTAGTTGTTACTATTCCAAGTTCCCATGGTTGATGATGATATTTATTAGTTTGTTCGTTTGACTTGCAGCTATGGGTCAACAAAATGTGGGCTTAGGCAGCTTCAGGCATCTCTGTTGAAAGAGTGCAAGCGGTCCAAAGTTGGGGTGCACACAGCATCTCCGGGCATGGTCCTTACAGATCTGCTCCTAAGGTACATAGGAATCATCCCTGGTTTTTGCAATGCACTTATAACGCCATTCGAGTTCCTTTCATAATATCATCTTAAGTGCCTCAATGCCAATTGCCACATTTCTATTTCTTATAAATTCTATGTTCTTTGGTTTAGATTTGAAGGTTGCATCTCTTTTCTATCTATGGCTATTTCACTTACCTTATATACCttgtcttttgcttttgcttctcTATGGTTTGCAGTGGCTCGAGTATCCAAAATAAGCAAATGTTTAACATCATCTGTGAGCTTCCTGAAACAGTTGCTCGAACTCTAGTTCCAAGGATGCGGGTTGTAAAGGGAACAGGAAAGGCAATCAGTTACTTGACCCCCCCTAGGATCTTACTTGCTTTAGTCACTGCATGGCTTCGACGAGGTCGATGGTTTGATGCCAAGGTAATCTTCATTATTTTGTGAAAGCATTTGACACTCCCTGCTGGTGCTCAACTATTGAGTTCTGACAGCCAGAGGAGTCCCTTATCAAGTTACCAACCATAAAAAGATTCTTAGTACCATTCATGATTGAATGTGAGTGCATTAGATGACTTGGTAAATTTAATTCCTTTAATTCTAAACTGAACAGGGGAATGtgagataattttaaaattttgctcATGTTTATCATCTAAATGTGATGGTGATGACATATCTGTAGCAAGAAGAAGCTGATTTGAGCATATATTGCAGGGGAGGGCATTGTATGCAGCGGAGGCAGACCGTCTCCGTAACTGGGCTGAAAACCGCACTCGGTTTTCTTTTACAGATGCAATGGAAATGTACACGGAGAACACTTGGGTGTCGGTTTTCTCGCTTTCTGTTGTTTGTGCCTTCATAATCCTTTCTAGCACTGGCAGCACATTTCCTGGTACGTGAGTTGTAAGCACAATTACAGCCTGAAAGAATCAGTAACATGTACATCAGGGCAATGCTCTCTGTGAGTGAGGTCAACTGCTATGCCTGGCAAGGCAAGTAT
Protein-coding sequences here:
- the LOC132166670 gene encoding probable chlorophyll(ide) b reductase NYC1, chloroplastic; the protein is MATVMRLHIFPQRFEQLSFKDPGRTGQPVVLGPGLCQSGLGRRRGRDGLCLKQCRSFRAEEGEKEVESARKCGTLKETEAKLQRGIGFWSSLRTTILGGFSLARGDEYSNALAKVEEVFSSSAIQVGRYIITMMSTGVILAIGFQMSGGDSQMDTLIWYSWLGGIIIGTMIGANMVLEEHCRAGPRNVVITGSTRGLGKALAREFLLSGDRVVIASRSPESVDMTVKELEENLKECLTTAGGSSRTMLQRAKVVGIACNVCDADDVQKLANFAVKELGSINIWINNAGTNKGFRPLLEFSDEDIRQIVSTNLVGSLLCTREAMQVMKNQAIGGHIFNMDGAGSGGSSTPLTAVYGSTKCGLRQLQASLLKECKRSKVGVHTASPGMVLTDLLLSGSSIQNKQMFNIICELPETVARTLVPRMRVVKGTGKAISYLTPPRILLALVTAWLRRGRWFDAKGRALYAAEADRLRNWAENRTRFSFTDAMEMYTENTWVSVFSLSVVCAFIILSSTGSTFPGT